A genomic window from Actinomycetota bacterium includes:
- a CDS encoding CDP-alcohol phosphatidyltransferase family protein translates to MKGYGIRGWAVENGKLVADILTGIRFFVGLLIVMCAFFAEPSLLPLVVALTLIGWTTDVLDGKMARLDRTGRRTWIGDLDFATDLILIYSGMLYFIAAGYLPLRPFLFYGAYAAVTGLIWTKKSVMMAVAAPIAAVPIILSFVHYPLWGWVFLGWIAVDLLINWSDFTAEIREFIADVDED, encoded by the coding sequence ATGAAGGGTTACGGCATCAGAGGCTGGGCGGTCGAGAACGGCAAGCTCGTCGCGGACATCCTCACCGGGATAAGGTTCTTCGTGGGGCTGCTCATCGTGATGTGCGCCTTTTTCGCCGAGCCCTCTCTCCTTCCCCTGGTGGTGGCGCTCACCCTCATCGGCTGGACCACCGACGTACTGGACGGCAAGATGGCGCGCCTAGACCGCACAGGAAGGAGGACCTGGATAGGAGACCTCGATTTCGCCACCGACCTCATCCTCATCTACTCCGGGATGCTGTATTTCATAGCCGCCGGATACCTGCCCCTGCGCCCCTTCCTCTTTTACGGCGCCTACGCGGCGGTCACCGGCCTCATCTGGACGAAGAAATCGGTGATGATGGCGGTGGCGGCGCCCATAGCCGCGGTGCCCATCATCCTCTCCTTCGTGCACTACCCCCTGTGGGGATGGGTGTTCCTGGGGTGGATCGCAGTGGACCTACTCATTAACTGGTCCGATTTCACCGCCGAGATCAGGGAGTTCATCGCGGACGTGGACGAGGACTGA
- a CDS encoding 4Fe-4S binding protein, producing the protein MRKNLIKRDWRTMLWAISVWQPVTDLWAKTTAWPVVGKLLGWIVNREHYDVTFIPINRELEAEGSAVVPRQVVEEMIRRSCHRVIIPLCMCRVGCRCERFPMEIGCIFMGEGARQIDPSIGKAVSVEEALEHMERAIAAGLVPQIGRVDPDPFMLGVRKKDWGRFLTLCFCCTCCCIAMRNQLSWDPDVRSRMHRLEGLSIEVSGECDGCGKCALQCFSRAMVVEGERARVTDDCKGCGLCVEACPRRAISIKVVDGDRMLAEAFRRIESYADVT; encoded by the coding sequence ATGAGGAAGAACCTGATCAAGAGGGACTGGCGGACCATGCTCTGGGCCATCTCCGTCTGGCAGCCGGTCACCGACCTGTGGGCCAAGACCACCGCCTGGCCGGTGGTGGGCAAGCTCCTCGGATGGATCGTCAACCGGGAGCACTACGACGTCACCTTCATCCCCATCAACCGGGAGCTTGAGGCGGAGGGTTCGGCGGTGGTCCCCAGGCAGGTGGTGGAGGAGATGATCCGCCGTTCCTGCCACCGCGTCATCATACCCCTGTGCATGTGCCGGGTGGGATGTCGCTGCGAGCGTTTCCCCATGGAGATCGGGTGCATCTTCATGGGCGAGGGCGCGAGGCAGATCGACCCCAGCATCGGGAAGGCGGTCTCCGTGGAGGAGGCCCTGGAGCATATGGAACGAGCCATCGCCGCCGGGCTCGTCCCCCAGATCGGGCGCGTCGATCCCGATCCCTTCATGCTGGGGGTGAGGAAGAAGGACTGGGGCCGCTTCCTCACCCTCTGCTTCTGCTGCACCTGCTGCTGTATCGCCATGCGCAACCAGCTCTCCTGGGACCCGGACGTGCGCAGCCGCATGCACCGCCTGGAGGGGCTGAGCATCGAGGTCTCGGGGGAATGCGACGGCTGCGGCAAATGCGCGTTGCAGTGCTTCTCGCGGGCCATGGTGGTCGAGGGCGAGCGCGCCCGCGTCACCGACGACTGCAAGGGCTGCGGCCTGTGCGTGGAAGCCTGCCCTCGCCGGGCCATCTCCATCAAGGTGGTCGACGGCGACCGCATGCTGGCCGAGGCCTTCCGGCGCATAGAGAGTTATGCCGACGTAACCTGA